Part of the Athalia rosae chromosome 2, iyAthRosa1.1, whole genome shotgun sequence genome, ACATAGAACGTTACTCCGATTGGTTCCAAGATATGATCACAGATAAGACGAATTATGAGGAAAGATATGACTGGAGTGTCTTACCGATTGAATTGAAACCTAGTGGTAAAAGGAAACTCAAACGGCAACATAATGAGAAAGCCAAAACtttggctaaaaaaaaaacaaaagatatGGATGTTGAGTCTAGACTAAAGGaactagagaaaaaagagaacagcCAGCGGAGTGATGCagaggaggatgaaaaagatgaagatatTGATAATGAAGATGAGGAGAAAGAGGCAGATGAACGCccagaagaggaagaagaagaaatagatGAGGAAATGGATGATGGAACTGATTATGTAAACAGCTATTTTGACAATGGCGAAGGTTTTGACGACGAAGATGATAATTTGGATGATGGTCCAGTGTACTGATACTGTAGATTTGAATCTTCCAACTCTATTGAATTTGGTATGATTTTTTCACAGCTCCAATGTTTTCAATCAGTTACAAACTGTACTGCAAGTGTTTCCTACCAAATAAAAGCATTCACACCAGTATTTGACGGGAAAAGTAACTGGATTGTTTGTTCTCTGGTAACTGCATCCTAGATGGTGAGGAGTTAGGCAAAGAAGAATCAGTTGAATGTCATGAACTTAGTTTACGTTTATCATTTGTCTGTTGAATCACCTAACTGATAGGCCAGACTGAGAGTC contains:
- the LOC105687397 gene encoding DNA-directed RNA polymerase III subunit RPC7-like; this encodes MAGRGRGRGKASMSINVEQLGFGRGEALPGPVLQPPPKYPPLDYKPIPFTITGQMDYMLEIKRDYAEFLRDNPCYVQPIVINKDIERYSDWFQDMITDKTNYEERYDWSVLPIELKPSGKRKLKRQHNEKAKTLAKKKTKDMDVESRLKELEKKENSQRSDAEEDEKDEDIDNEDEEKEADERPEEEEEEIDEEMDDGTDYVNSYFDNGEGFDDEDDNLDDGPVY